Proteins encoded within one genomic window of Empedobacter falsenii:
- a CDS encoding phosphatidylserine decarboxylase family protein, with amino-acid sequence MKLHREGTAILIGCLILFAIATGVLHYFFPVYGFYFALPLWILYGFIVWFFRNPIRESDSSENCVIAPVDGKVVVLEEVFESEFLNQKCIQLSIFMTPLNVHVTRYPVNGKVIYSKYHPGKFLVAFHPKSSELNERTTVVVENADHTKVLFRQIAGAVARRIVCYSKENDDAVAGKEYGFIKFGSRVDIFLPLDTEINVKVGDKTKGGIQKIAQLK; translated from the coding sequence ATGAAACTTCACAGAGAAGGAACAGCAATTTTGATAGGTTGCTTAATTTTATTTGCAATCGCTACAGGAGTATTACATTACTTTTTTCCTGTATATGGTTTTTACTTTGCCTTACCATTATGGATACTTTACGGATTTATCGTTTGGTTTTTTAGAAACCCAATTCGTGAATCAGATTCGTCAGAAAACTGCGTAATCGCACCAGTTGATGGAAAAGTTGTTGTATTAGAAGAAGTATTTGAAAGCGAATTTTTGAATCAAAAATGTATTCAATTATCAATTTTCATGACACCTCTTAATGTACATGTAACGCGTTATCCTGTGAATGGAAAAGTGATTTATTCGAAATATCATCCAGGAAAATTTTTGGTTGCATTTCATCCAAAATCATCAGAATTAAATGAAAGAACAACTGTTGTTGTAGAAAATGCAGATCATACAAAAGTTCTTTTCAGACAAATTGCAGGTGCAGTTGCGCGAAGAATTGTTTGTTACAGTAAAGAGAATGACGATGCTGTTGCGGGTAAAGAATATGGTTTTATCAAGTTCGGATCGCGTGTTGATATCTTTTTACCACTTGATACAGAGATCAATGTAAAGGTTGGAGATAAAACAAAAGGTGGAATTCAGAAAATTGCACAATTGAAATAA
- a CDS encoding phosphatidate cytidylyltransferase, which translates to MKNLAIRAFSGLIYALIIFFGTTITPKGLIVLMMVFGLFCLYEFFKITNLTNKLYQLGALLVALVVFGYYGKEFLEAFETSNHYYFHLRSLYFIIPVLFVFSIYIIFKSTNELLNDFGKATLGLTYVIAPFALALTLPSFDYNLGEKVMHYEVFFVFLLLWCSDTFAYLTGNLIGKHKLAPKISGAKTWEGFFGGIVFTLLAGFLIQKYFGENLHGNWMIIGLIVAALGPLGDLTESKLKRFFNVKDSSNLIPGHGGFLDRLDSFIFVVPFVYLYYLLVYTL; encoded by the coding sequence ATGAAAAATTTAGCAATTAGAGCTTTCTCTGGACTTATTTACGCACTTATTATATTTTTCGGGACAACGATAACCCCAAAAGGTTTGATTGTTTTGATGATGGTTTTTGGACTTTTTTGTTTGTACGAATTTTTTAAAATTACTAATCTTACCAATAAACTTTATCAATTAGGTGCACTTTTAGTCGCATTAGTTGTTTTTGGATATTATGGAAAAGAATTTTTAGAAGCTTTTGAAACTTCAAATCATTACTATTTTCATTTAAGAAGTTTATATTTCATCATTCCGGTTTTATTTGTTTTTAGTATTTATATTATTTTCAAATCAACCAACGAATTGTTGAACGATTTTGGAAAAGCTACTTTAGGATTAACATACGTTATCGCACCATTTGCCTTAGCCTTAACTTTACCTAGTTTTGATTATAATTTAGGCGAAAAAGTGATGCATTACGAAGTATTTTTCGTTTTCTTATTACTTTGGTGTAGTGATACATTTGCATATTTAACAGGAAACTTAATTGGAAAACACAAATTAGCACCTAAAATTTCGGGAGCAAAAACGTGGGAAGGTTTTTTTGGAGGAATAGTTTTTACTTTATTAGCTGGATTTTTGATTCAGAAATATTTTGGAGAAAACTTGCACGGAAACTGGATGATTATTGGTTTGATTGTTGCTGCATTAGGTCCATTAGGAGATTTGACAGAATCTAAATTAAAACGATTTTTCAATGTAAAAGACAGCTCTAACCTTATTCCAGGACATGGTGGTTTTTTAGATCGATTAGATAGTTTTATATTTGTCGTACCATTTGTTTATTTATATTATTTATTAGTATATACTTTATGA